From Seriola aureovittata isolate HTS-2021-v1 ecotype China chromosome 16, ASM2101889v1, whole genome shotgun sequence, one genomic window encodes:
- the vars2 gene encoding valine--tRNA ligase, mitochondrial, with protein sequence MWRAGRVLSSRLAGRGAARLCSSNPPKPPSSSSSSQSNPSSPRPQAEKQRRRREREEAILSRQHSTAEDKSVKWSEKQKIVYTAQTPHGAKKDTSLPFPPSYSPEYVESSWYQWWEKEGFFSPEQHERSSHTVDQTFALCIPPPNVTGTLHLGHALTVAVEDALVRWKRMKGYRVLWVPGCDHAGIATQTVVERRLLREQGKRRQDFTREEFLQEVWKWKNEKGEEIYQQLRRLGASLDWSRACFTMDPGFSRAVTEAFVQLCDSGLIYRSEGLVNWSCALESAISDIEVDSRELSGQTTLSVPGYENKVEFGTMLTFAYPVDGHGGEVAVSTTRPETMLGDVAIAVHPDDPRYQAVHGKQCRHPFTDRLLPIITDSMVNMELGTGAVKVTPAHDHTDFLLSQRHSLPRLTVIRGDGTMTPSCGQWLEGVKRFDARQQILDALVEKKLFRGKKSHAMTLPVCSRSGDVIEPLLKKQWFVRCDEMAKKAVEAVEDGQLEIIPHYYTKTWKKWLSNISDWCISRQLWWGHQIPAYRVELPNCPVKEEEQWVCGRSEDEARQRAAVKYGVRPDTITLTQDPDVLDTWFSSGLFPFAMLGWPEQTTDLQRYYPNSILETGNDLIFFWVARMVMLGTELTGQLPFKQVLFHSLVRDKHGRKMSKSLGNVIDPLDVIHGVSLERLQEKVMEGNLHPRERLVAMEAQRKDFPKGIPQCGTDALRFALCSHKMQGEDISLSISQVLSCRHFCNKMWQTLRFTLGVMGDNAAPVATLEETTPLSSMDRWICSRLYSTVVQCEQAFEAYELHTVTSALYSFWVHSLCDVYMECVKPALVQQDEGPAVQPDTEHRARQVARSVLYHCVSMSLALLSPFMPFISEELWQRLQPHRPGAAAQTSLCLQPYPCSSQLTHWHFPEEERAFLLVQEVIRTARSLRARCGMTKEKPAMWAVCSPSQAQVLLHFGSAVWTLSRISSLHIYYPHSVDNLHSTPPPEGSLIGVVDHTCQLHLHVQSGINVDKQILQISQRRDKLVPKLEEILCRVQSSDYLTKVPAHVRQTMDSKMSALQQELKTIEEQLKVLQETQTKE encoded by the exons ATGTGGCGGGCAGGTCGTGTCCTCAGTTCGAGGCTGGCAGGGAGAGGAGCAGCCAGACTCTGCTCCAGCAACCCACCAAAACCTCCGTCGTCATCTTCCTCATCTCAGTCAAATCCCTCCTCTCCGCGGCCCCAAGCTGAGAAACAGAGGCGTAGACGAGAGCGGGAGGAGGCCATACTGTCACGTCAACACAGT aCTGCTGAGGATAAGTCAGTGAAATGGAGTGAGAAGCAGAAGATAGTGTACACCGCTCAAACACCTCATGGGGCAAAGAAAG ACACCAGCTTGCCATTCCCACCCTCATACAGTCCAGAGTATGTGGAGTCCAGCTGGTACCAGTGGTGGGAGAAAGAGGGATTCTTCAGTCCAGAACAACAT GAGAGGTCGTCTCACACCGTGGATCAGACCTTCGCTCTgtgtatccctccaccaaacGTGACCGGGACTTTGCACCTGGGTCATGCTCTGACTGTGGCTGTAGAAGACGCTCTGGTTCGATG gaagaggatgaagggcTACAGAGTGCTGTGGGTTCCTGGATGTGACCATGCGGGTATTGCAACACAG acagTAGTGGAGAGGAGGCTGCTGAGGGAACAGGGGAAGCGCAGACAGGACTTCACCAGGGAGGAGTTTCTGCAGGAGGTGTGGAAGTGGAAGAATGA gaaaggagaggagatcTACCAGCAGCTGAGGAGGCTCGGAGCCTCTCTGGACTGGAGCAGAGCCTGTTTCACTATGGATCCA GGTTTCAGCAGGGCAGTGACCGAGGCCTTTGTCCAACTCTGCGACTCTGGTCTGATTTATCGCTCAGAGGGTTTGGTCAACTGGAGCTGTGCCCTGGAATCTGCCATCTCTGACATAGAG GTTGACTCCAGGGAGCTGTCTGGGCAGACCACGCTGTCTGTCCCCGGTTATGAAAACAAGGTGGAGTTTGGAACAATGCTAACCTTTGCCTACCCTGTAGACGGCCACG GTGGAGAGGTGGCGGTGTCCACCACCCGTCCAGAGACTATGCTGGGAGATGTGGCCATAGCTGTGCACCCTGACGACCCTCGATATCAG GCTGTTCACGGGAAGCAGTGCAGGCACCCCTTCACCGACAGACTCCTGCCCATCATCACTGATTCTATGGTGAACATGGAGCTTGGAACTG GTGCAGTGAAGGTGACTCCTGCTCACGACCACACCGACTTCCTGCTGTCACAGAGACACTCGCTGCCACGCCTCACTGTGATCAGAGGAGATGGCACCATGACACCCTCTTGTGGACAGTGGCTGGAG GGAGTGAAACGTTTTGATGCCAGGCAGCAGATCTTGGACGCACTGGTGGAGAAGAAGCTGTTCAGAGGAAAGAAGAGTCATGCCATGACTTTACCTGTCTGCAG CCGCTCAGGAGACGTCATTGAACCTCTTCTGAAGAAGCAGTGGTTCGTCCGCTGTGATGAAATGGCTAAAAAAGCTGTAGAG GCTGTGGAGGACGGACAGCTGGAAATCATCCCTCACTACTACACCAAGACGTGGAAGAAGTGGCTGTCCAACATCAG CGACTGGTGCATTTCCAGGCAGCTTTGGTGGGGTCATCAGATCCCTGCTTACCGAGTGGAGCTTCCTAACTGTCCTGTCAAAGAAGAg GAGCAGTGGGTCTGTGGACGGAGCGAGGACGAGGCGCGTCAGAGAGCTGCAGTCAAATATGGAGTCAGGCCGGATACCATCACTCTGACTCAGG ACCCTGATGTCCTGGATACGTGGTTCTCCTCAGGGCTGTTTCCTTTTGCCATGCTTGGCTGGCCTGAACAG ACCACCGACCTTCAGCGCTACTACCCCAACTCTATTCTGGAGACGGGCAACGACCTCATCTTCTTCTGGGTGGCAAGGATGGTGATGCTGGGCACAGAGCTGACCGGACAGCTGCCTTTTAAGCAG gttctgtttcactctctgGTGAGAGATAAACACGGCAGGAAAATGAGTAAATCTCTCGGAAACGTCATCGACCCGTTAGATGTTATACACGGAGTCTCTCTGGAG AGACTTCAGGAGAAAGTGATGGAAGGAAACCTTCACCCCAGGGAGCGGCTGGTTGCCATGGAAGCACAG AGGAAAGACTTCCCCAAGGGGATCCCTCAGTGTGGGACTGATGCTCTGAGATTCGCCCTTTGCTCTCACAAGATGCAGG GAGAAGACATCAGTCTGTCCATCTCTCAGGTCCTGAGCTGCAGACACTTCTGCAATAAAATGTGGCAGACGCTGAGATTCACACTGGGAGTGATGGGTGACAATGCGGCACCAGTGGCAACACTGGAAGAG ACCACTCCTCTGAGCAGCATGGACCGGTGGATCTGCTCCAGACTCTACAGCACAGTAGTCCAGTGTGAGCAGGCTTTTGAAGCCTATGAGCTACACACCGTCACATCTGCCCTGTACTCCTTCTGGGtccacagcctgtgtgatgtcTACATG GAGTGTGTGAAGCCTGCGCTGGTCCAGCAGGATGAGGGCCCGGCGGTCCAGCCCgacacagagcacagagcgAGGCAGGTGGCCCGCAGTGTCCTCTACCACTGTGTGTCCATGTCCCTGGCCTTGCTCTCTCCTTTCATGCCCTTCATCAGCGAGGAGCTGTGGCAGAGACTACAGCCACACAGACCCGGAGCTGCTGCCCAGACCAGCCTGTGTTTACAGCCGTACCCCTGTTCGTCTCAGCTG ACTCACTGGCATTTCCCTGAAGAGGAAAGAGCCTTCCTGCTGGTCCAGGAAGTGATCCGAACGGCCCGCTCACTACGAGCCCGGTGCGGCATGACCAAAGAAAAACCTGCCA TGTGGGCAGTGTGTTCACCCAGCCAGGCCCAGGTCCTCCTTCACTTTGGGTCAGCTGTTTGGACCTTAAGCCGGATCTCCAGCCTCCACATCTACTATCCTCATAGTGTGGACAACCTCCACTCCACTCCTCCACCTGAAGGAAGCCTCATCGGTGTGGTGGACCACACTTGTCAGCTCCACCTTCACGTACAG AGTGGAATAAATGTGGACAAACAGATCCTGCAGATCTCCCAGCGCAGAGACAAGCTTGTTCCAAAGCTGGAGGAAATCCTCTGCAGGGTCCAGTCTTCAGACTACCTGACCAAGGTTCCTGCTCACGTCAGGCAGACGATGGACAGTAAG ATGTCAGCCTTGCA
- the ppp1r11 gene encoding E3 ubiquitin-protein ligase PPP1R11, whose translation MAEVPGTSSETITETVQTSTPPPPQQEGRSLTIKLRKRKTEKKVEWSSDTVDNEHLGRRSSKCCCVYEKPRQFGESSSESEGDDDEEGCGSAHCILGHGRRGHGQRGAGGTTVPPNSGGSHTH comes from the exons ATGGCGGAGGTTCCCGGGACATCAAGTGAGACGATAACGGAGACTGTTCAGACTAGCACGCCGCCGCCGCCCCAGCAG GAGGGACGAAGCCTGACAATcaagctgaggaagaggaagactgAGAAGAAGGTGGAGTGGTCAAGTGACACTGTTGACAATGAGCACCTGGGAAGAAGGTCTTCAAAAT GCTGCTGTGTTTATGAGAAGCCCCGACAGTTTGGAGAGTCATCCTCTGAGAGCGAGGGAGACGATGATGAAGAGGGCTGCGGCAGTGCTCACTGCATCCTGGGCCACGGCAGGAGAGGCCACGGACAGAGAGGGGCCGGGGGGACCACAGTGCCCCCAAACTCTGGAGGGTCACACACCCACTAA